The Chlorocebus sabaeus isolate Y175 chromosome 16, mChlSab1.0.hap1, whole genome shotgun sequence genome window below encodes:
- the JPT1 gene encoding jupiter microtubule associated homolog 1 isoform X2 produces the protein MTTTTTFKGVDPNSRNSSRVLRPPGGGSNFSLGFDEPTEQPVRKNKMASNIFGTPEENQASWAKSAGAKSSGGREDLESSGLQRRNSSEASSGDFLDLKKMWTQTCQAAWGRVKRSRCLLHLCPARWPRPQCHPEEIPLAASPASCWVSSDCPERCRFVCFLHACELHNLSLTVHLLDLFH, from the exons ATGACCACGACGACCACCTTCAAGGGAGTCGACCCTAACAGCAGGAATAGCTCCCG GGTTTTGCGGCCTCCAGGTGGTGGATCCAATTTTTCATTAGGTTttgatgaaccaacagaacaacCTGTGAGGAAGAACAAAATGGCCTCTAATATCTTTGGGACACCTGAAGAAAATCAAGCTTCTTGGGCCAAGTCGGCAG gtgCCAAGTCTAGTGGTGGCAGGGAAGACTTGGAGTCATCTGGACTGCAGAGAAGGAACTCCTCTGAAGCAAGCTCTGGAGACTTCTTAGATCTGAAG AAAATGTGGACACAGACTTGCCAGGCAGCCTGGGGCAGAGTGAAGAGAAGCCGGTGCCTGCTGCACCTGTGCCCAGCCCGGTGGCCCCGGCCCCAGTGCCATCCAGAAGAAATCCCCCTGGCGGCAAGTCCAGCCTCGTGTTGGGTTAGCTCTGACTGTCCTGAACGCTGTCgttttgtctgttttctccaTGCTTGTGAACTGCACAACTTGAGCCTGACTGTACATCTCTTGGAtttgtttcattaa
- the JPT1 gene encoding jupiter microtubule associated homolog 1 isoform X1 has product MTTTTTFKGVDPNSRNSSRVLRPPGGGSNFSLGFDEPTEQPVRKNKMASNIFGTPEENQASWAKSAGAKSSGGREDLESSGLQRRNSSEASSGDFLDLKGEGDIHENVDTDLPGSLGQSEEKPVPAAPVPSPVAPAPVPSRRNPPGGKSSLVLG; this is encoded by the exons ATGACCACGACGACCACCTTCAAGGGAGTCGACCCTAACAGCAGGAATAGCTCCCG GGTTTTGCGGCCTCCAGGTGGTGGATCCAATTTTTCATTAGGTTttgatgaaccaacagaacaacCTGTGAGGAAGAACAAAATGGCCTCTAATATCTTTGGGACACCTGAAGAAAATCAAGCTTCTTGGGCCAAGTCGGCAG gtgCCAAGTCTAGTGGTGGCAGGGAAGACTTGGAGTCATCTGGACTGCAGAGAAGGAACTCCTCTGAAGCAAGCTCTGGAGACTTCTTAGATCTGAAG ggaGAAGGCGATATTCATG AAAATGTGGACACAGACTTGCCAGGCAGCCTGGGGCAGAGTGAAGAGAAGCCGGTGCCTGCTGCACCTGTGCCCAGCCCGGTGGCCCCGGCCCCAGTGCCATCCAGAAGAAATCCCCCTGGCGGCAAGTCCAGCCTCGTGTTGGGTTAG
- the NT5C gene encoding 5'(3')-deoxyribonucleotidase, cytosolic type isoform X2 gives MARRVRVLVDMDGVLADFEAGLLRGFRRRFPEEPHVPLEQRRGFLAREQYRALRPDLADKVASVYEAPGFFLDLEPIPGALDAVREMNDLPDTEVFICTSPLLKYDHCVGNEATPRWEHILFTCCHNRHLVLPPTKRRLLSWSDNWREILDSKRGAAQRE, from the exons ATGGCGCGGCGCGTGCGCGTGCTGGTGGACATGGACGGCGTCCTGGCCGACTTCGAGGCCGGCCTTCTGCGGGGCTTCCGCCGCCGCTTCCCTGAGGAGCCACACGTGCCGCTGGAGCAGCGCCGCGGCTTCCTGGCCCGCGAGCAGTACCGCGCCCTGCGGCCCGACCTGGCG GATAAAGTGGCCAGTGTGTACGAAGCCCCGGGCTTTTTCCTGGACCTGGAGCCCATCCCGGGGGCCTTGGACGCTGTGCGGGAGATGAACGACCTACCGGA CACGGAGGTCTTCATCTGCACCAGCCCCCTGCTGAAGTACGACCACTGTGTGG GCAACGAGGCGACCCCGCGCTGGGAGCACATCTTGTTCACCTGCTGTCACAATCGGCACCTGGTCCTGCCCCCGACAAAGAGACGGTTGCTCTCCTGGAGTGACAACTGGAGGGAGATCTTAGACAGCAAGCGAGGAGCCGCGCAGCGGGAATGA
- the NT5C gene encoding 5'(3')-deoxyribonucleotidase, cytosolic type isoform X1 → MARRVRVLVDMDGVLADFEAGLLRGFRRRFPEEPHVPLEQRRGFLAREQYRALRPDLADKVASVYEAPGFFLDLEPIPGALDAVREMNDLPDTEVFICTSPLLKYDHCVGEKYRWVEQHLGPQFVERIILTRDKTVVLGDLLIDDKDTIRGNEATPRWEHILFTCCHNRHLVLPPTKRRLLSWSDNWREILDSKRGAAQRE, encoded by the exons ATGGCGCGGCGCGTGCGCGTGCTGGTGGACATGGACGGCGTCCTGGCCGACTTCGAGGCCGGCCTTCTGCGGGGCTTCCGCCGCCGCTTCCCTGAGGAGCCACACGTGCCGCTGGAGCAGCGCCGCGGCTTCCTGGCCCGCGAGCAGTACCGCGCCCTGCGGCCCGACCTGGCG GATAAAGTGGCCAGTGTGTACGAAGCCCCGGGCTTTTTCCTGGACCTGGAGCCCATCCCGGGGGCCTTGGACGCTGTGCGGGAGATGAACGACCTACCGGA CACGGAGGTCTTCATCTGCACCAGCCCCCTGCTGAAGTACGACCACTGTGTGGGTGAGAAG TACCGCTGGGTGGAGCAGCACCTGGGGCCCCAGTTCGTAGAACGAATTATCCTGACAAGGGACAAGACGGTGGTCTTGGGGGACCTACTCATTGATGACAAGGACACAATTCGAG GCAACGAGGCGACCCCGCGCTGGGAGCACATCTTGTTCACCTGCTGTCACAATCGGCACCTGGTCCTGCCCCCGACAAAGAGACGGTTGCTCTCCTGGAGTGACAACTGGAGGGAGATCTTAGACAGCAAGCGAGGAGCCGCGCAGCGGGAATGA